A DNA window from Micromonospora inyonensis contains the following coding sequences:
- a CDS encoding amylo-alpha-1,6-glucosidase produces the protein MIDIGFGPQVCGDLTGGATREWLVPDGRGGYAMGTLSGLRTRRYHGLLVVAGETPATRRVGLASLDASVLLPSGARVRLGTHEWSSGEVDPRGYELLEHFALVDGLPRWRWRIGDVVVERELAMLPGQPCVAVVHRLVSGPPVRLELAAVCTWRDAHGERRADGPAPRMEPVDGGAVIEGAFRLAGPDWTPEGQWWLGVHHREEAARGLTCEEDLWYAGRFAGRFERPGDTVSVLAWADQLDWQPPPATEVVATARRRNRRVVSAARPADAVEATLTLAADAFVVRTDRAPVDVVAGYPWFGAWSRDTMISYEGLFLCTDRATEGRELLRSYAATLSEGMLANTADTGRVEYNTVDGTLWFLHAVARHVAVTGDTDLADELLPALRGVVDAHLAGTRYGIAVDPADGLLTQGGTPGTALTWMDARVYGVPVTPRTGKPVEVNALWVNGLAGLAELTELAGQDAGELRRLHERARTAFRERFPAPTGWLYDVVDGPAPTYPLGGAPHHDDDLLRPNQLLAWSLPYAPLEPDEATLRRVAAGLLTPLGLRSLSPDSTGFSGRHRGGPAERDGGYHQGTVWPWLLGPYVDACRRSKLSVDEVFMAIEAHLTEYGLGSVSETADGLPPHGATGCPFQAWSVAELLRCRRTR, from the coding sequence TTGATCGACATCGGTTTCGGTCCGCAGGTCTGTGGCGACCTCACCGGCGGGGCCACCCGCGAGTGGCTGGTGCCCGACGGCCGGGGCGGGTACGCCATGGGCACCCTCAGCGGGCTGCGTACCCGCCGCTACCACGGGCTGCTGGTGGTGGCCGGCGAGACCCCGGCGACCCGGCGGGTCGGGCTGGCCAGCCTGGACGCGTCGGTGCTGCTCCCCTCCGGCGCGCGGGTGCGCCTCGGCACCCACGAGTGGTCCTCCGGCGAGGTCGACCCGCGCGGGTACGAGCTGCTGGAGCACTTCGCCCTGGTCGACGGCCTGCCCCGCTGGCGCTGGCGGATCGGCGACGTGGTGGTCGAGCGGGAACTGGCCATGCTGCCAGGTCAGCCCTGCGTGGCGGTGGTGCACCGGTTGGTGTCCGGTCCGCCGGTCCGCCTGGAGCTGGCGGCGGTCTGCACCTGGCGGGACGCACACGGCGAGCGCCGCGCGGACGGCCCCGCGCCCCGGATGGAACCGGTCGACGGCGGGGCCGTGATCGAGGGCGCGTTCCGCCTCGCCGGTCCGGACTGGACGCCCGAGGGCCAGTGGTGGCTGGGCGTGCACCACCGGGAGGAGGCCGCGCGGGGCCTGACCTGCGAGGAGGACCTCTGGTACGCGGGCCGGTTCGCCGGGCGGTTCGAGCGCCCCGGCGACACGGTCTCCGTGCTGGCGTGGGCCGACCAGCTCGACTGGCAGCCGCCACCGGCGACCGAGGTGGTGGCGACCGCCCGGCGACGCAACCGGCGGGTGGTGTCCGCCGCCCGACCGGCCGACGCGGTGGAGGCGACGCTGACCCTGGCCGCCGACGCGTTCGTGGTCCGCACCGACCGGGCACCGGTCGACGTGGTCGCCGGCTACCCGTGGTTCGGGGCGTGGTCGCGGGACACGATGATCTCGTACGAGGGGCTGTTCCTCTGCACCGACCGGGCCACCGAGGGCCGGGAGCTGCTGCGGTCGTACGCGGCGACCCTGTCCGAGGGGATGTTGGCGAACACCGCCGACACCGGGCGGGTCGAGTACAACACGGTCGACGGGACGCTGTGGTTCCTGCACGCGGTCGCCCGGCACGTCGCCGTCACCGGGGACACCGACCTCGCCGACGAGCTGCTGCCGGCGCTGCGCGGGGTGGTCGACGCGCACCTGGCCGGCACCCGGTACGGCATCGCGGTTGATCCGGCCGACGGGCTGCTCACCCAGGGTGGCACCCCCGGCACCGCGCTGACCTGGATGGACGCCCGGGTGTACGGGGTGCCGGTGACCCCGCGTACCGGCAAGCCGGTCGAGGTGAACGCGCTCTGGGTCAACGGGCTGGCCGGGCTCGCCGAGCTGACCGAGCTGGCCGGGCAGGACGCCGGGGAGCTGCGGCGACTGCACGAGCGGGCGAGGACCGCGTTCCGGGAGCGGTTCCCCGCCCCGACGGGCTGGCTGTACGACGTGGTGGACGGGCCCGCGCCGACCTACCCGTTGGGCGGTGCACCGCACCACGACGACGACCTGCTCCGCCCGAACCAGCTGCTCGCCTGGTCGCTGCCGTACGCGCCGCTGGAGCCGGACGAGGCGACGCTGCGCCGGGTGGCGGCCGGGCTGCTCACGCCGCTGGGCCTGCGCAGTCTCTCCCCCGACTCCACCGGCTTCTCCGGGCGGCACCGGGGCGGACCGGCCGAGCGGGACGGCGGGTACCACCAGGGGACGGTCTGGCCGTGGCTGCTCGGCCCGTACGTGGACGCCTGCCGGCGGAGCAAGCTTTCAGTTGATGAGGTTTTCATGGCTATTGAGGCACATTTGACCGAATATGGCCTAGGCTCGGTCAGTGAAACGGCTGACGGCCTGCCGCCGCACGGCGCGACCGGCTGCCCGTTCCAGGCATGGTCGGTCGCCGAACTGCTGCGCTGCCGGCGCACCCGATAG
- a CDS encoding MGH1-like glycoside hydrolase domain-containing protein, with amino-acid sequence MITDVSPPIPPSPDAERSRLTRADSGEQDWRAWGPYLSERAWGTVREDYSEHGTAWDYFPHDHARSRAYRWSEDGMAGVCDDRQTFCFALALWNGRDPILKERMFGLGGDGGNHGEDAKDYWWYEDSTPTHSYMRWRYHYPQAAFPYDELVAVNALRSRDDTEYELVDTGIFDDDRYWAVTVDYAKASPTDLCMVVTVANRGDRAAQLHVLPTLWFRNTWSWGLPGSDRMPTMAGADGRLVGEHRVLGQLVLAGDGTPTPLLCDNESNAERLWGLPGRSRYPKDGINDHVVDGADTVNPDRTGTKGALHYVLDVPAGGQRQIRLRLTRTAPPPGGTPVPALDLGADFEATLRTRRFEADRFFAGVIPAGASEDEALVARQAIAGLMWGKQFYHFDVKRWLDGDPGSTPPPAGRRHGRNSAWWHMNSFDVISMPDPWEYPWYAAWDLAFHCVSIARVDPGFAKEQLLLLLREWYMHPNGQIPAYEWAFGDVNPPVHAWAALKVFEIDGSRDHEFLARVLHKLLLNFTWWVNRKDTGGSNVFEGGFLGLDNVGPFDRSAALPVAGVLEQSDGTGWMGMYALNLLDMAIILAERDRAYVDVATKFFEHFAYIAAAAYDQGLWDAEDAFFYDVLRLADGTKVPLKVRSVVGLLPLAATTRLTARTLRRLPELNARLRWFLTNRPEYADVVGARRIGPDGGQQRLLSMVGPEQVVRLLTRMLDPDEFLSEYGLRTLSRAHADHPFSVTLGGQEFSVGYEPAESTSGLFGGNSNWRGPIWMPTNFLLISALRDYAGFFGDDLQVEYPTGSGVKRTLDEIADDLSARLIALFTRDGWGRRPIYGACQLFQTHPDWRDLIAFPEYFHGDNGAGLGAWHQTGWTALVADLILTLRR; translated from the coding sequence GTGATCACTGACGTGTCCCCTCCCATCCCGCCGTCTCCCGACGCCGAGCGGAGCCGCCTGACCCGGGCCGACTCGGGGGAGCAGGACTGGCGCGCATGGGGTCCCTATCTCTCCGAACGGGCCTGGGGGACGGTGCGGGAGGACTACAGCGAACACGGTACGGCGTGGGACTACTTTCCCCACGACCACGCGCGGTCCCGAGCGTACCGGTGGAGCGAGGACGGCATGGCGGGCGTCTGCGACGACCGGCAGACGTTCTGCTTCGCGCTGGCACTTTGGAACGGCCGGGACCCGATCCTCAAGGAGCGGATGTTCGGCCTCGGTGGCGACGGCGGCAACCACGGCGAGGACGCCAAGGACTACTGGTGGTACGAGGATTCCACCCCCACCCACTCCTACATGCGCTGGCGCTACCACTACCCGCAGGCCGCCTTCCCGTATGACGAACTGGTCGCGGTGAACGCGTTGCGCAGCCGGGACGACACCGAGTACGAGCTGGTCGACACCGGCATCTTCGACGACGACCGGTACTGGGCGGTGACCGTCGACTACGCCAAGGCGTCCCCGACCGACCTGTGCATGGTGGTCACGGTGGCCAACCGGGGCGACCGGGCCGCCCAGCTGCACGTGCTGCCCACCCTCTGGTTCCGTAACACCTGGTCGTGGGGGCTGCCCGGCAGCGACCGGATGCCGACCATGGCCGGCGCGGACGGCCGGCTGGTCGGTGAGCACCGGGTGCTCGGTCAGCTCGTGCTCGCCGGGGACGGCACGCCCACCCCGCTGCTCTGCGACAACGAGAGCAACGCCGAGCGGCTCTGGGGACTGCCGGGCCGGTCCCGCTACCCGAAGGACGGCATCAACGACCACGTGGTCGACGGGGCCGACACCGTCAACCCCGACCGCACCGGCACCAAGGGCGCGCTGCACTACGTGCTGGACGTGCCGGCCGGCGGGCAGCGGCAGATCCGGCTGCGGCTGACGCGGACCGCGCCGCCGCCCGGTGGCACCCCCGTCCCGGCCCTCGACCTCGGGGCCGACTTCGAGGCGACGCTGCGGACCCGGCGGTTCGAGGCGGACCGGTTCTTCGCCGGTGTCATCCCGGCCGGGGCGAGCGAGGACGAGGCCCTGGTGGCCCGGCAGGCCATCGCCGGGTTGATGTGGGGCAAGCAGTTCTACCACTTCGACGTGAAGCGGTGGCTCGACGGCGACCCGGGCTCCACCCCGCCACCGGCCGGACGGCGGCACGGGCGCAACAGCGCCTGGTGGCACATGAACAGTTTCGACGTCATCTCCATGCCGGACCCGTGGGAGTACCCCTGGTACGCCGCCTGGGACCTGGCGTTCCACTGTGTCAGCATCGCCCGGGTCGACCCCGGCTTCGCCAAGGAACAGTTGCTGCTCCTGCTGCGCGAGTGGTACATGCACCCCAACGGGCAGATCCCGGCGTACGAGTGGGCGTTCGGCGACGTGAACCCGCCGGTGCACGCCTGGGCGGCGCTCAAGGTGTTCGAGATCGACGGCAGCCGGGACCACGAGTTCCTCGCCCGGGTGCTGCACAAGCTGCTGCTCAACTTCACCTGGTGGGTCAACCGCAAGGACACCGGCGGCAGCAACGTCTTCGAGGGCGGGTTCCTCGGGCTGGACAACGTCGGCCCGTTCGACCGGTCGGCCGCGCTGCCGGTGGCCGGGGTGCTGGAACAGTCCGACGGCACCGGCTGGATGGGCATGTACGCGCTGAACCTGCTCGACATGGCGATCATCCTCGCGGAGCGGGACCGGGCCTACGTGGACGTCGCCACGAAGTTCTTCGAGCACTTCGCCTACATCGCCGCCGCCGCGTACGACCAGGGGCTCTGGGACGCCGAGGACGCGTTCTTCTACGACGTGCTGCGGCTGGCCGACGGCACGAAGGTGCCGCTGAAGGTCCGGTCGGTGGTGGGGCTGCTGCCGTTGGCGGCGACCACCCGGCTCACCGCGCGGACCCTGCGCCGCCTGCCGGAACTGAACGCGCGGCTGCGCTGGTTCCTCACCAACCGCCCCGAGTACGCCGACGTGGTCGGCGCCCGCCGGATCGGCCCGGACGGCGGGCAGCAGCGCCTGCTGTCGATGGTCGGTCCGGAGCAGGTGGTCCGGCTGCTGACCCGGATGCTCGATCCCGACGAGTTCCTCTCCGAGTACGGGCTGCGCACCCTCTCCCGCGCCCACGCCGACCACCCGTTCTCGGTCACCCTCGGCGGGCAGGAGTTCAGCGTCGGCTACGAGCCGGCCGAGTCGACCAGCGGACTGTTCGGCGGCAACTCCAACTGGCGCGGGCCGATCTGGATGCCGACGAACTTCCTGCTGATCAGCGCGTTGCGGGACTACGCCGGCTTCTTCGGCGACGACCTCCAGGTCGAGTACCCGACCGGTTCCGGGGTGAAGCGCACTCTCGACGAGATCGCCGACGACCTCTCCGCCCGGTTGATCGCGCTGTTCACCCGGGACGGCTGGGGACGGCGACCGATCTACGGGGCCTGCCAGCTCTTCCAGACCCACCCCGACTGGCGGGACCTGATCGCCTTCCCCGAGTACTTCCACGGCGACAACGGCGCGGGGCTGGGCGCGTGGCACCAGACGGGTTGGACGGCCCTGGTCGCCGACCTGATCCTCACCCTGCGCCGCTGA
- a CDS encoding HAD family hydrolase encodes MREGWNVDQGQRHHGRVLVFDADDTLWENNVLFERVIDDFLGWVDHPTLDRVEIRAILDDIERANTVVHGYGSKVFLRSLAECLERLRERPATERERREIDDLAAALAHHEVELMPGVAETLDELAGRHELLLLTKGDPEEQQRKLDASGLLHHFRAAHVVMEKDAETYRRLARDHPFDPAVAWMIGNSPKSDILPARAAGMSAVFIPNDNTWVLEHDEVDPADDRVLHLTAFPDLLRHF; translated from the coding sequence ATGCGGGAGGGGTGGAACGTGGACCAGGGACAGCGTCACCACGGCAGGGTGCTCGTCTTCGACGCCGACGACACACTCTGGGAGAACAACGTCCTGTTCGAGCGGGTCATCGACGACTTCCTGGGCTGGGTGGACCATCCCACCCTCGACCGGGTCGAGATCCGGGCCATCCTCGACGACATCGAGCGGGCCAACACGGTGGTCCACGGGTACGGCAGCAAGGTCTTCCTGCGCAGCCTCGCCGAGTGCCTGGAGCGGCTGCGGGAGCGTCCGGCCACCGAGCGGGAGCGCCGGGAGATCGACGACCTCGCGGCGGCCCTGGCGCACCACGAGGTGGAGTTGATGCCGGGCGTCGCCGAGACCCTCGACGAACTGGCCGGGCGGCACGAACTGCTCCTGCTCACCAAGGGCGACCCGGAGGAGCAGCAGCGCAAGCTGGACGCCTCCGGCCTGCTGCACCACTTCCGCGCCGCGCACGTGGTGATGGAGAAGGACGCGGAGACCTACCGCCGGCTGGCGCGAGACCACCCCTTCGACCCGGCGGTGGCGTGGATGATCGGCAACTCGCCGAAGTCGGACATCCTGCCGGCCCGGGCGGCCGGGATGAGCGCGGTGTTCATCCCGAACGACAACACCTGGGTGCTGGAGCACGACGAGGTGGACCCGGCCGACGACCGGGTGCTGCACCTCACCGCCTTTCCCGACCTGCTCCGGCACTTCTGA
- a CDS encoding AfsR/SARP family transcriptional regulator: MRARVRGPLILVLVLVLALVATLGGVVTMAARDRPQSTASADGHDEGLLDQLGKAARNLVDGGSRGRTEPVTAGLAVHEKALPGKVWPAQKRVREITDRRTATSRVYQLSDGRLQAEISAAPLHYRDAKGRWQSIDTRVRPTGRDGYVQGNTTNSFTSLFGNSSDDLVRFEQQGRSVELGLVGAAKGVTPRVAGSTVTYPGVAGGADVVYDVTATAVKEKIVLHRPPAPLAFKVQRGSGDMQLQIRLLGTVELSVDGQSVKAGGAKQRATLAALALEANRPVPLDRLARMVWGDFPPASAVANLRSHISALRQALGERIIARSHAYELRLAGLDVTEFQRLAGEGRASLASADPVTAVRQLTEALALWRGPAGSGLPTGTALDNRWATLEEQRLQVFEELTQARLDLGEHADLLAGLRQHLAAHPLRERAWAQLMLALYRCGDTTAALTTYRDARSILDEQLGLEPGEELVALHRAMLDRSPDLTVPAGAMPAPTGESPPVGRGAPVPRELPADLVTFVARTAEVAAVVAAVTGGTPAAVVVSGPVGYGKSALAVRAAHTVAADFPDGQVFVDLGYRPTVGAEEVLGRVLRALGVPPADVKECADERVGRFRSLVADRRILLVVDGVTRAAQVRPLVPAGPGPALIVAGQRHLPSLDGVPQVTVDGLLPDEARTLLGALVGRDRLDDDPQATTGLLRICAGSPLAVRIVGSRLTGRPESPVRALVERLRDGRHRLDWLACDDLSVRERLATACAAVRAGDEVAGRIVEMLGGAPDEPAVPDGAAAQLGVSPARARRALEELVETHLASRAGSDGYRLPALVREYAVEVATVPGQRRRDRRGEPGLALPVAAARCRTQPTPIEG, encoded by the coding sequence GTGAGGGCGAGGGTTCGGGGACCCCTGATCCTGGTGCTGGTGCTGGTGCTGGCCCTGGTGGCCACACTCGGCGGGGTGGTGACCATGGCGGCCCGGGACCGGCCGCAGAGCACGGCGAGTGCCGACGGGCACGACGAGGGCCTTCTGGACCAGCTCGGGAAGGCGGCCCGGAACCTGGTCGACGGCGGCTCCCGGGGCCGGACCGAGCCGGTCACCGCCGGGCTGGCGGTGCACGAGAAGGCCCTGCCGGGGAAGGTGTGGCCGGCGCAGAAGCGCGTCCGGGAGATCACCGACCGGCGTACCGCCACGAGCCGGGTGTACCAGCTCTCCGACGGTCGCCTCCAGGCGGAGATCTCGGCCGCGCCGTTGCACTACCGGGACGCGAAGGGCCGCTGGCAGTCGATCGACACCCGGGTCCGGCCGACCGGACGTGACGGCTACGTGCAGGGCAACACGACGAACAGCTTCACCAGTCTCTTCGGGAACAGTTCCGACGATCTGGTGCGGTTCGAGCAGCAGGGCCGCAGTGTCGAGCTGGGCCTGGTGGGCGCGGCGAAGGGCGTCACGCCCCGGGTCGCCGGCTCGACGGTCACCTACCCGGGTGTGGCCGGTGGCGCGGACGTCGTCTACGACGTCACCGCCACCGCGGTGAAGGAGAAGATCGTCCTGCACCGGCCGCCGGCGCCGCTCGCTTTCAAGGTTCAACGGGGGAGCGGTGACATGCAACTTCAGATTCGACTGTTGGGCACCGTGGAGCTGAGCGTTGACGGCCAGTCCGTCAAGGCGGGCGGTGCCAAGCAACGGGCGACACTCGCCGCCCTGGCCCTGGAGGCCAATCGTCCGGTGCCACTGGACCGGCTGGCCCGGATGGTGTGGGGCGACTTTCCGCCCGCCTCGGCGGTGGCGAACCTGCGTTCGCACATCTCCGCGCTCCGCCAGGCCCTCGGTGAGCGGATCATCGCCCGTTCCCACGCGTACGAACTGCGGCTCGCCGGGCTGGACGTGACGGAATTTCAGCGCCTGGCCGGGGAGGGGCGGGCCAGTCTCGCCTCCGCAGATCCGGTGACTGCGGTCCGGCAGCTCACCGAGGCACTCGCCCTCTGGCGTGGGCCTGCCGGCTCCGGCCTGCCGACCGGCACGGCGCTGGACAACCGGTGGGCGACCCTGGAGGAGCAGCGCCTCCAGGTCTTCGAGGAGCTGACCCAGGCCCGGCTGGATCTCGGCGAGCACGCCGACCTCCTCGCCGGCCTCCGTCAGCACCTGGCCGCCCACCCGCTCCGGGAACGCGCCTGGGCGCAGCTGATGCTGGCCCTCTACCGCTGTGGCGACACTACGGCGGCGCTGACAACGTACCGGGACGCCCGGTCGATCCTCGACGAGCAGCTCGGTCTCGAGCCGGGCGAGGAGCTGGTCGCCCTGCACCGGGCGATGCTCGACCGGTCACCGGACCTGACGGTGCCGGCCGGCGCGATGCCCGCCCCGACTGGCGAGTCGCCACCGGTCGGAAGGGGCGCTCCGGTGCCCAGGGAACTCCCGGCGGACCTGGTGACTTTCGTGGCGCGTACCGCTGAGGTCGCGGCCGTGGTGGCGGCCGTGACCGGCGGGACGCCGGCCGCCGTGGTCGTTTCCGGGCCGGTCGGTTACGGCAAGTCGGCCCTCGCGGTACGCGCGGCCCACACGGTGGCCGCCGACTTCCCGGACGGTCAGGTCTTCGTCGACCTGGGCTACCGGCCGACGGTGGGTGCGGAGGAGGTGCTCGGGCGGGTGCTGCGGGCGCTCGGTGTCCCGCCCGCCGATGTCAAGGAGTGCGCCGACGAGCGGGTCGGCCGGTTCCGCTCGCTGGTGGCCGACCGGCGGATTCTCCTGGTGGTGGACGGGGTCACCCGGGCCGCCCAGGTACGCCCGTTGGTGCCCGCAGGGCCCGGCCCGGCGTTGATCGTGGCCGGGCAGCGGCACCTGCCCAGTCTCGACGGGGTACCGCAGGTGACCGTCGACGGCCTGCTGCCCGACGAGGCGCGGACCCTGCTCGGCGCACTCGTGGGCCGCGACCGGCTGGACGACGATCCCCAGGCCACCACTGGCCTGCTACGGATCTGCGCCGGGTCGCCGCTGGCCGTGCGGATCGTCGGATCGCGCCTGACTGGCCGGCCGGAGTCGCCGGTCAGGGCGTTGGTGGAGCGGCTTCGTGACGGCCGGCACCGGCTCGACTGGTTGGCCTGTGACGACCTGTCGGTGCGGGAGCGGCTGGCCACCGCGTGTGCCGCCGTCCGGGCCGGGGACGAGGTGGCCGGCCGGATCGTCGAGATGCTGGGCGGTGCGCCGGACGAACCGGCGGTGCCGGACGGGGCGGCGGCGCAGCTCGGTGTCTCCCCGGCGCGGGCGCGACGGGCGTTGGAGGAGTTGGTCGAGACCCACCTGGCGAGCCGGGCCGGGTCGGACGGTTACCGGCTACCGGCCCTGGTACGCGAGTACGCGGTGGAGGTGGCCACGGTGCCCGGGCAGCGGCGGCGCGACCGGCGCGGGGAGCCGGGGCTGGCCCTGCCGGTCGCCGCTGCCCGGTGCCGGACTCAGCCCACGCCGATCGAGGGCTGA
- a CDS encoding VOC family protein: MTAAPGRAPQRVSGGGESPLARFKDLCLDAVDPHALGDFWARILGGDLVDLRDGDTRVDGRPGRPGPESIWVNRVPEPRTGTTRVHLDLRMDRPDPGGLLAAGARLVREPDDEVAWWVLADPDGNEFCAFAPRPDTAPGPFESTPGPFELVVDARDATAQATWWAGVLGGRVDHDGDGAASVVGAAGFPWEYWVFAPVPEPKSVKNRLHWDVDLTGADCTALLDAGRPCCANRTTTSTGGSWRTRRATSSAPSPRSAERRPLAGPNGG; encoded by the coding sequence GTGACCGCCGCCCCCGGCCGGGCCCCGCAGCGGGTCTCCGGGGGAGGCGAGTCGCCGCTCGCCCGGTTCAAGGACCTCTGCCTGGACGCCGTCGACCCGCACGCCCTCGGTGACTTCTGGGCCCGGATCCTCGGCGGCGACCTGGTCGACCTGCGCGACGGGGACACCCGCGTCGACGGACGACCCGGCCGTCCCGGACCGGAGTCGATCTGGGTCAACCGGGTCCCGGAACCGCGTACCGGCACGACACGTGTCCACCTGGACCTGCGGATGGACCGGCCCGACCCGGGCGGCCTGCTGGCGGCCGGGGCGCGGCTGGTCCGGGAGCCCGACGACGAGGTCGCCTGGTGGGTGCTCGCCGACCCGGACGGCAACGAGTTCTGCGCCTTCGCGCCCCGGCCGGACACCGCGCCCGGTCCGTTCGAGAGCACGCCCGGCCCGTTCGAGCTGGTCGTCGACGCCCGGGACGCCACCGCCCAGGCGACCTGGTGGGCGGGGGTGCTCGGCGGACGGGTCGACCACGACGGCGACGGAGCCGCCTCGGTCGTCGGCGCTGCCGGCTTCCCCTGGGAGTACTGGGTCTTCGCCCCGGTGCCCGAACCGAAGTCGGTCAAGAACCGGCTGCACTGGGACGTCGACCTCACCGGCGCCGACTGCACGGCGCTGCTCGACGCCGGGCGACCCTGCTGCGCGAACCGGACGACGACATCGACTGGTGGATCCTGGCGGACCCGGAGGGCAACGAGTTCTGCGCCTTCGCCCCGCAGCGCTGAGCGGCGCCCCCTCGCCGGCCCGAACGGTGGATGA
- a CDS encoding DsbA family protein — MDVTFFFDPACPHTWRTSRWLVTVGQARDLRIEWRAFSLAILNEGRVALRFAEALAASGRALRLVEALRAEGRGDDIARFYAELGARSHDVGSPLADPAVTGAVEAAGLQADAPALDDDRWDEAVRQSHALAYASAGPDIGSPVLTLPDADRGVHGPIVTEVPGTDEALLLWDSLLPLVRMPAFHEIKRGRR, encoded by the coding sequence ATGGACGTCACCTTCTTCTTCGACCCGGCCTGCCCGCACACCTGGCGCACCTCCCGGTGGCTGGTGACCGTGGGTCAGGCGCGCGACCTGCGGATCGAATGGCGGGCGTTCAGCCTCGCCATCCTCAACGAGGGGCGGGTCGCCCTGCGGTTCGCCGAGGCGCTCGCCGCCTCCGGCCGGGCCCTGCGGCTGGTCGAGGCGCTGCGCGCCGAGGGACGCGGCGACGACATCGCCCGCTTCTACGCCGAACTCGGCGCGCGTAGCCACGACGTCGGCAGCCCGCTGGCCGACCCGGCGGTCACCGGGGCGGTCGAGGCGGCCGGTCTCCAGGCGGACGCGCCAGCCCTCGACGACGACCGCTGGGACGAGGCGGTACGGCAGTCGCACGCGCTGGCGTACGCGTCGGCGGGCCCGGACATCGGCTCGCCGGTGCTGACCCTGCCGGACGCCGACCGGGGCGTGCACGGGCCGATCGTGACCGAGGTCCCCGGCACCGACGAGGCCCTGCTGCTGTGGGACTCGCTGCTCCCGCTGGTGCGGATGCCCGCCTTCCACGAGATCAAGCGGGGTCGGCGGTGA
- a CDS encoding extracellular solute-binding protein has translation MSEPDGAGVRRRSRARAVAVATALTLLAPTAACSSGGDGGPPTINLYYPPEQNLQKVVDDCNAQAQGRYRIAYQVLPRQADEQRVQMVRRLAAQDSGMDVLGLDVTWTQEFASADWIREWTGEDRAEVERGTLEGPLATARYEDKLFAAPKNTNVQLLWYRADLVPQPPRTWDEMIEQARALKDQGKPYQVLTMGAQYEGLVVLYNTMVASAGGEIVSSDGEKAVLDAGAVRALEQLKRLATSGVVSASFSNATEDPVRLEFQSGNGAFQVNLGIRPEHFEDAELVDDDTRQRGMEFEAPVDIVESMGSDKYVYFTVEGERASAAELEELAADSGADFAGAGSSLVTRLSAESTVTEGENRRVWFNLEKIHLFDPTNGRNLTLHEGRSGGALGG, from the coding sequence ATGAGCGAGCCTGACGGTGCCGGCGTCCGGCGCCGGTCCCGGGCCCGCGCGGTGGCGGTGGCCACCGCGTTGACGCTGCTGGCGCCGACCGCCGCGTGCAGTTCCGGCGGGGACGGTGGACCGCCGACGATCAACCTGTACTACCCGCCCGAGCAGAACCTGCAGAAGGTGGTCGACGACTGCAACGCCCAGGCGCAGGGCCGGTACCGCATCGCGTACCAGGTGCTGCCGCGACAGGCCGACGAGCAGCGGGTGCAGATGGTCCGGCGGCTCGCCGCGCAGGACAGCGGCATGGACGTGCTCGGCCTCGACGTGACCTGGACCCAGGAGTTCGCCAGCGCGGACTGGATCCGGGAGTGGACCGGCGAGGACCGGGCCGAGGTCGAGCGGGGCACCCTGGAGGGCCCGCTGGCGACGGCCCGCTACGAGGACAAGCTCTTCGCCGCGCCGAAGAACACCAACGTCCAGCTGCTGTGGTACCGCGCCGACCTGGTGCCGCAGCCGCCGAGAACCTGGGACGAGATGATCGAGCAGGCCCGCGCGCTGAAGGACCAGGGCAAGCCGTACCAGGTGCTCACCATGGGCGCGCAGTACGAGGGCCTGGTCGTCCTCTACAACACCATGGTCGCCAGCGCGGGCGGCGAGATCGTCAGCTCCGACGGCGAGAAGGCCGTGCTGGACGCCGGCGCGGTGCGCGCCCTCGAACAGCTCAAGCGGCTGGCCACCTCGGGGGTGGTCTCCGCGTCGTTCAGCAACGCCACCGAGGACCCGGTCCGGTTGGAGTTCCAGTCCGGCAACGGCGCCTTCCAGGTCAACCTCGGCATCCGACCGGAGCACTTCGAGGATGCCGAACTGGTCGACGACGACACCCGTCAGCGGGGCATGGAGTTCGAGGCGCCGGTCGACATCGTCGAGTCGATGGGCTCCGACAAGTACGTCTACTTCACCGTCGAGGGGGAGCGGGCCAGCGCGGCCGAGCTGGAGGAGCTGGCCGCCGACAGCGGCGCGGACTTCGCGGGAGCCGGCTCCAGTCTGGTGACCCGGCTGTCGGCCGAGTCGACGGTGACCGAGGGGGAGAACCGGCGGGTCTGGTTCAACCTGGAGAAGATCCACCTGTTCGACCCGACGAACGGGCGCAACCTCACCCTGCACGAGGGGCGTTCGGGGGGTGCGCTCGGCGGCTGA